A single Dunckerocampus dactyliophorus isolate RoL2022-P2 chromosome 2, RoL_Ddac_1.1, whole genome shotgun sequence DNA region contains:
- the LOC129177860 gene encoding acyl-CoA-binding domain-containing protein 5-B-like isoform X2 yields MVRTIALTVTMAQEEDEHTLQDKFAAAVKVIRSLPREGPFQLSDDMNLMFYSYYMQATSGPCTTERPFRIWERHQKAQWDKWNSLGNMTKAEAMKKYVENIQLILETVPVSNEVSDLVQQLGNFYTEVECEENEVDSRPFTRPFAKQEGVLVSPKKPALEGYGGLWNDIQDIQEKDSVHSMSSNGDEAEGCKGRSEDLGKEDKNWTPPLEDEGWWCDTRASSSSMEPSVSSLTNATHSSLNSEIDEEELPCSVEPSICSSPIDVHFNGHLSDHKDIEENDHPADSENEEFCDSMEDVATEKMLSTSKLESAGSPTASVREQDLWFESSSTLKAEDSSLRGESCPQEPHNATSVRESPKTACISQPRLPSCDSASQCARPCAASWGNVDEQVAAALLRLQDDMAHVLHRLRTLEELSVTQGKESRSSSSRCEDPLPVAQKVSLQFLKPSWWPFDHSPVTVVMTALWPAIAYGLVQLYSNRRRRKIP; encoded by the exons ATG GTGAGGACTATCGCGTTGACGGTCACCATGGCGCAGGAGGAGGACGAACACACCCTGCAGGATAAATTTGCTGCTGCAGTTAAAGTGATCAGGAGCTTGCCGAGAGAAG GTCCTTTCCAGCTGTCAGATGACATGAACCTGATGTTCTACAGTTACTACATGCAGGCCACCTCAGGGCCTTGCACGACAGAAAGACCGTTTCGGATCTGGGAGAGACACCAGAAAGCTCAATG GGATAAATGGAACTCTTTAGGGAACATGACAAAGGCGGAAGCCATGAAGAAGTATGTTGAAAACATCCAGCTG ATTTTGGAGACCGTGCCCGTCTCAAATGAAGTTTCTGACCTGGTGCAGCAGCTTGGAAATTTCTACACAGAAGTTGAATGTGAAGAGAATGAGGTGGACAGCAGACCTTTCACAAGGCCTtttgcaaaacaagaag GAGTGCTGGTCTCTCCTAAGAAACCTGCATTGGA AGGCTATGGAGGTCTGTGGAACGATATACAAGACATCCAAGAAAAAGACAGCGTTCATAGCATGAGCTCCAATGGGGATGAGGCAGAGGGATGCAAGGGTCGTAGTGAAGATCTGGGAAAAGAAGACAAAA ATTGGACCCCCCCGCTGGAGGACGAAGGGTGGTGGTGTGACACCAGGGCATCCAGCAGCAGCATGGAGCCGAGCGTGTCCTCCTTGACTAACGCCACCCACAGCTCCCTAAACAGTGAGATAGATGAGGAGGAGCTGCCCTGCTCTGTTGAGCCCAGCATATGCAGCAGCCCCATCGACGTGCACTTTAATGGACACTTGAGCG ATCACAAAGATATTGAGGAAAACGATCATCCCGCAGATTCTGAAAATGAGGAATTCTGTGATTCAATGGAGGACGTGGCCACGGAGAAG ATGCTGTCCACTTCCAAACTTGAGTCAGCCGGATCACCGACTGCCTCAGTGAGGGAGCAAGATCTTTGGTTTGAGAGCTCCTCCACTCTTAAAGCAGAAGATAGCTCACTCAGGGGAGAGTCTTGCCCTCAAGAACCTCACAACGCTACCTCCGTCAGAG AGTCACCGAAGACCGCTTGCATCTCTCAGCCGCGTTTGCCGTCCTGCGACAGCGCGTCACAGTGCGCACGCCCCTGCGCTGCTTCCTGGGGAAACGTCGACGAGCAGGTAGCAGCGGCTCTGTTGAGGCTGCAGGATGACATGGCCCACGTGCTGCATCGCCTGCGCACCCTGGAGGAGCTCAGTGTGACGCAGGGAAAGGAG TCAAGATCATCTTCATCAAGGTGTGAGGACCCCCTCCCTGTTGCACAAAAG gtgTCTTTACAGTTTCTTAAACCTTCTTGGTGGCCATTTGACCATTCGCCAGTTACCGTGGTGATGACCGCACTCTGGCCCGCTATTGCGTATGGACTAGTCCAGCTTTATTCAAATCGTAGGAGACG GAAAATCCCTTGA
- the LOC129177860 gene encoding acyl-CoA-binding domain-containing protein 5A-like isoform X1: MVRTIALTVTMAQEEDEHTLQDKFAAAVKVIRSLPREGPFQLSDDMNLMFYSYYMQATSGPCTTERPFRIWERHQKAQWDKWNSLGNMTKAEAMKKYVENIQLILETVPVSNEVSDLVQQLGNFYTEVECEENEVDSRPFTRPFAKQEGVLVSPKKPALEGYGGLWNDIQDIQEKDSVHSMSSNGDEAEGCKGRSEDLGKEDKSEDNETDSDEGKVDKKDWTPPLEDEGWWCDTRASSSSMEPSVSSLTNATHSSLNSEIDEEELPCSVEPSICSSPIDVHFNGHLSDHKDIEENDHPADSENEEFCDSMEDVATEKMLSTSKLESAGSPTASVREQDLWFESSSTLKAEDSSLRGESCPQEPHNATSVRESPKTACISQPRLPSCDSASQCARPCAASWGNVDEQVAAALLRLQDDMAHVLHRLRTLEELSVTQGKESRSSSSRCEDPLPVAQKVSLQFLKPSWWPFDHSPVTVVMTALWPAIAYGLVQLYSNRRRRKIP, from the exons ATG GTGAGGACTATCGCGTTGACGGTCACCATGGCGCAGGAGGAGGACGAACACACCCTGCAGGATAAATTTGCTGCTGCAGTTAAAGTGATCAGGAGCTTGCCGAGAGAAG GTCCTTTCCAGCTGTCAGATGACATGAACCTGATGTTCTACAGTTACTACATGCAGGCCACCTCAGGGCCTTGCACGACAGAAAGACCGTTTCGGATCTGGGAGAGACACCAGAAAGCTCAATG GGATAAATGGAACTCTTTAGGGAACATGACAAAGGCGGAAGCCATGAAGAAGTATGTTGAAAACATCCAGCTG ATTTTGGAGACCGTGCCCGTCTCAAATGAAGTTTCTGACCTGGTGCAGCAGCTTGGAAATTTCTACACAGAAGTTGAATGTGAAGAGAATGAGGTGGACAGCAGACCTTTCACAAGGCCTtttgcaaaacaagaag GAGTGCTGGTCTCTCCTAAGAAACCTGCATTGGA AGGCTATGGAGGTCTGTGGAACGATATACAAGACATCCAAGAAAAAGACAGCGTTCATAGCATGAGCTCCAATGGGGATGAGGCAGAGGGATGCAAGGGTCGTAGTGAAGATCTGGGAAAAGAAGACAAAAGTGAGGACAATGAGACTGACAGTGATGAAGGCAAGGTGGATAAAAAAG ATTGGACCCCCCCGCTGGAGGACGAAGGGTGGTGGTGTGACACCAGGGCATCCAGCAGCAGCATGGAGCCGAGCGTGTCCTCCTTGACTAACGCCACCCACAGCTCCCTAAACAGTGAGATAGATGAGGAGGAGCTGCCCTGCTCTGTTGAGCCCAGCATATGCAGCAGCCCCATCGACGTGCACTTTAATGGACACTTGAGCG ATCACAAAGATATTGAGGAAAACGATCATCCCGCAGATTCTGAAAATGAGGAATTCTGTGATTCAATGGAGGACGTGGCCACGGAGAAG ATGCTGTCCACTTCCAAACTTGAGTCAGCCGGATCACCGACTGCCTCAGTGAGGGAGCAAGATCTTTGGTTTGAGAGCTCCTCCACTCTTAAAGCAGAAGATAGCTCACTCAGGGGAGAGTCTTGCCCTCAAGAACCTCACAACGCTACCTCCGTCAGAG AGTCACCGAAGACCGCTTGCATCTCTCAGCCGCGTTTGCCGTCCTGCGACAGCGCGTCACAGTGCGCACGCCCCTGCGCTGCTTCCTGGGGAAACGTCGACGAGCAGGTAGCAGCGGCTCTGTTGAGGCTGCAGGATGACATGGCCCACGTGCTGCATCGCCTGCGCACCCTGGAGGAGCTCAGTGTGACGCAGGGAAAGGAG TCAAGATCATCTTCATCAAGGTGTGAGGACCCCCTCCCTGTTGCACAAAAG gtgTCTTTACAGTTTCTTAAACCTTCTTGGTGGCCATTTGACCATTCGCCAGTTACCGTGGTGATGACCGCACTCTGGCCCGCTATTGCGTATGGACTAGTCCAGCTTTATTCAAATCGTAGGAGACG GAAAATCCCTTGA